A single genomic interval of Oryza sativa Japonica Group chromosome 7, ASM3414082v1 harbors:
- the LOC4342218 gene encoding protein LONGIFOLIA 1 isoform X1, which yields MPAKYLQMLGEERRPELHRQQAGCVTGILQAFDRRYPLAAHHSHNRLLPPAHALSSSPSVGEERTRYSSQIVLDKNMSKSWIDNQRAPLTVELSQGSYSSSSCSSSSSLDGNRSGQQDLSSTDRMLFPEKPFKSSPKLKSSSDSDCGVDYYLDDALAKLSAQPSYPTLGIRNLVKDSIYRDTRDFSIRTFTKEAEKDHLFNCGDPPRILNEPPNSAIQEKNKGTMDIDESLRVLAKLRNPSESVQQPRLSYDAPRFSCEGRESASKLREVPRLSLDIKESPLRNREIDVRPKPSMTDEDRRSSISKDYSPPLETQQEHNACKRLPSVVAKLMGLEDLPEHKDNTAISSQVSKSVTERSEEPTMLRPLSLSSQNEATPRQQRNLDATIKNVPNSKFPVETAPWKQQEKIVLPRKLPKGSKGAHGKEQHAASVYSEIEKRLKDLDFQQSNKDLRALKQILDSMQAKGLLQNKKREEPSMPKIYDGDHDNGDVTDVNLRLNSTSNTKQAPEGTPSFTTEEDSTTERSFKSPIVIMKPAKSADLLSDVTEDSAVGPLGGLSELPQLRTANSADKRKSSKKVTREAVEQHTKSSSRAPTPQHLASFDKRANGRNEEISRKQKSTSQLMTENSARRQQMQRENNGSLLKHKNSTSPRVQQKKPDSERRARPPIPSPDSSKNQRQSVERSHLDSVSPRSKFRRKPAQAQGEDFHQNGVSRRTRSLNQEGNDMSARSDGSISVASELDVEVTSTDRSAEVNILRSQHGTQTPSGRNPQKVKTSYDANKDLPSMDPAATITERPSPVSVLDSSFDQEEFFHTSKTTNSSNVDDEHHPSPSEESCKPSEKKSTELPTQPKNSKLANIASLLKKLQQLSVNKDEAPPVDHIAFLCETPSPDHRYVSEILLASGLLMKDLGSGLSQMQLHTSGYPINPDLFFVLEQRKSGWTSKPEGIHQSRSTTKPDDPKRAHRKLMFEAVNELLLDKFEKETTLITGVAARDPVMSSGQQLVKMICSGIECLKTERSRMCQEDSSVIPDAEILNRLEGWSPSFIRRELPGMVLEIERSIFKELVDEVVRGESADGQPAKAGRRRRRLFA from the exons ATGCCGGCCAAGTACTTGCAGATgctcggggaggagaggcggccggagctTCACCGGCAGCAGGCGGGGTGCGTCACCGGGATCCTGCAGGCGTTCGACCGCCGGTATCCCCTCGCCGCCCACCATTCCCACAATCGCCTTCTTCCCCCAG CCCATGCACTGTCAAGCAGTCCAAGTGTTGGGGAAGAGCGAACAAGATATTCATCTCAGATTGTTCTT GACAAGAACATGAGTAAAAGCTGGATCGATAATCAAAGAGCACCATTAACAGTGGAGTTGTCGCAAGGATCTTATTCATCGTCGTCTTGTTCTTCGTCGTCCTCCCTTGATGGAAACAGATCAGGACAGCAAGACCTATCCTCCACTGATCGAATGCTATTTCCGGAGAAGCCATTCAAAAGCTCACCGAAGCTCAAGAGCTCTTCTGACAGTGACTGTGGAGTGGATTACTACCTTGATGATGCCCTTGCCAAGCTCTCAGCCCAACCTAGCTACCCAACTCTTGGTATAAGAAATCTCGTAAAGGATTCAATATATAGAGATACTCGTGATTTTTCAATCAGAACTTTCACCAAAGAGGCAGAAAAAGATCACCTATTCAATTGTGGAGATCCGCCTAGAATCTTGAATGAGCCTCCTAACAGTGCTATCCaagagaaaaacaaaggaaCCATGGACATTGACGAATCCCTCCGAGTTTTAGCCAAGCTCAGGAATCCATCTGAATCAGTCCAGCAACCAAGGCTATCATATGATGCTCCTCGCTTCTCGTGTGAAGGAAGGGAATCAGCGTCAAAACTTAGGGAGGTGCCAAGATTGTCACTAGACATAAAGGAAAGCCCTCTTAGGAACCGCGAAATCGACGTAAGGCCAAAGCCAAGCATGACTGATGAAGACAGGAGAAGCAGCATCAGTAAAGATTACAGTCCACCCTTGGAGACCCAGCAAGAACACAATGCCTGTAAACGTCTCCCTAGCGTTGTTGCGAAACTCATGGGGTTGGAAGACTTGCCAGAGCATAAGGACAATACTGCGATATCTTCACAGGTATCCAAATCAGTTACAGAGAGGAGTGAAGAACCCACCATGCTGAGGCCTTTGAGCCTTTCTTCCCAAAATGAGGCTACTCCTAGGCAGCAGAGGAATCTAGATGCAACAATCAAGAATGTTCCTAACTCTAAGTTCCCTGTGGAAACTGCACCTTGGAAACAGCAGGAGAAGATTGTGCTACCTAGAAAATTGCCGAAGGGATCAAAGGGAGCTCATGGAAAAGAGCAACATGCTGCATCAGTTTACAGTGAGATAGAGAAACGGCTCAAGGACCTTGATTTTCAGCAATCGAACAAGGATCTCAGGGCACTCAAGCAGATCCTGGACTCGATGCAAGCGAAAGGGTTGTTGCAGAACAAGAAACGTGAGGAACCATCGATGCCGAAGATATATGATGGAGACCATGATAACGGAGATGTGACTGATGTAAACCTGAGACTGAATAGCACCAGCAACACCAAACAGGCACCTGAAGGAACCCCATCATTTACAACGGAAGAAGATAGCACTACAGAAAGAAGCTTCAAATCACCCATTGTAATCATGAAGCCTGCAAAATCTGCAGACCTGTTAAGTGATGTAACCGAGGATTCCGCTGTTGGTCCATTAGGCGGTTTATCAGAGCTACCGCAGCTGAGAACAGCCAATAGTGCTGATAAAAGGAAAAGCTCAAAGAAGGTCACTAGGGAAGCTGTGGAGCAACATACCAAATCTAGTTCAAGGGCACCTACACCTCAACACCTTGCTTCTTTTGACAAGAGAGCAAATGGAAGGAATGAAGAAATTAGCAGGAAACAGAAGTCTACTTCACAGCTGATGACTGAGAACTCAGCTAGGAGACAGCAGATGCAAAGAGAAAATAATGGAAGCTTGCTAAAGCATAAAAATTCCACTAGCCCTAGAGTACAACAGAAAAAACCTGATTCAGAGCGGAGGGCCAGACCGCCaattccctctcccgattcaaGCAAGAATCAAAGGCAATCTGTGGAAAGGAGCCATTTGGATTCAGTATCACCCAGAAGTAAATTTAGAAGAAAACCTGCTCAAGCACAAGGTGAAGATTTCCATCAAAATGGTGTAAGTAGAAGGACAAGGAGCCTGAACCAGGAAGGCAATGATATGTCCGCAAGGTCAGATGGTAGCATAAGTGTTGCATCAGAGCTGGATGTAGAAGTGACAAGTACAGACAGATCTGCAGAAGTTAACATTTTGAGATCTCAGCATGGCACTCAAACACCATCAGGAAGGAATCCTCAAAAAGTG AAAACCTCTTATGATGCAAACAAGGACCTGCCATCTATGGATCCTGCAGCAACTATTACTGAGCGGCCTAGTCCAGTCTCTGTATTGGACTCTTCGTTTGATCAGGAGGAATTTTTCCATACCAGCAAGACCACAAATTCATCTAATGTTG ATGATGAGCATCACCCATCACCATCAGAAGAGTCCTGCAAGCCTTCTGAAAAGAAGTCCACAGAGCTCCCCACACAACCCAAGAACAGCAAGCTCGCAAACATAGCCAGCCTCCTTAAGAAGCTCCAGCAATTGAGCGTAAACAAGGATGAGGCACCTCCTGTCGATCACATTGCCTTCTTGTGCGAGACGCCAAGCCCAGACCATCGCTACGTATCCGAGATTCTACTGGCGTCAGGGCTTCTGATGAAAGACCTTGGTTCAGGGCTGTCACAAATGCAGCTCCACACATCAGGCTACCCCATCAACCCTGACCTGTTCTTTGTTCTTGAGCAACGAAAATCTGGGTGGACATCCAAACCTGAGGGGATCCATCAGAGCAGGAGCACCACAAAGCCAGATGATCCCAAGAGAGCGCACCGGAAGCTAATGTTCGAGGCGGTGAACGAGCTTCTCCTTGACAAGTTTGAGAAGGAAACCACACTCATCACTGGAGTAGCAGCAAGGGATCCAGTGATGAGCAGCGGGCAGCAGCTGGTGAAGATGATATGCTCCGGCATCGAATGCCTGAAGACGGAGAGATCGCGCATGTGCCAAGAAGACAGCAGCGTGATCCCTGACGCAGAGATCCTCAACAGGTTGGAAGGGTGGTCGCCGAGCTTCATCAGGAGGGAGCTTCCAGGCATGGTGCTGGAGATCGAGAGGTCGATATTCAAGGAGCTCGTCGACGAGGTGGTGCGCGGCGAGTCCGCCGACGGTCAGCCGGCGAAGGCCGGAAGGCGCAGAAGGAGGCTCTTCGCTTGA
- the LOC4342218 gene encoding protein LONGIFOLIA 1 isoform X2 — MLGEERRPELHRQQAGCVTGILQAFDRRYPLAAHHSHNRLLPPAHALSSSPSVGEERTRYSSQIVLDKNMSKSWIDNQRAPLTVELSQGSYSSSSCSSSSSLDGNRSGQQDLSSTDRMLFPEKPFKSSPKLKSSSDSDCGVDYYLDDALAKLSAQPSYPTLGIRNLVKDSIYRDTRDFSIRTFTKEAEKDHLFNCGDPPRILNEPPNSAIQEKNKGTMDIDESLRVLAKLRNPSESVQQPRLSYDAPRFSCEGRESASKLREVPRLSLDIKESPLRNREIDVRPKPSMTDEDRRSSISKDYSPPLETQQEHNACKRLPSVVAKLMGLEDLPEHKDNTAISSQVSKSVTERSEEPTMLRPLSLSSQNEATPRQQRNLDATIKNVPNSKFPVETAPWKQQEKIVLPRKLPKGSKGAHGKEQHAASVYSEIEKRLKDLDFQQSNKDLRALKQILDSMQAKGLLQNKKREEPSMPKIYDGDHDNGDVTDVNLRLNSTSNTKQAPEGTPSFTTEEDSTTERSFKSPIVIMKPAKSADLLSDVTEDSAVGPLGGLSELPQLRTANSADKRKSSKKVTREAVEQHTKSSSRAPTPQHLASFDKRANGRNEEISRKQKSTSQLMTENSARRQQMQRENNGSLLKHKNSTSPRVQQKKPDSERRARPPIPSPDSSKNQRQSVERSHLDSVSPRSKFRRKPAQAQGEDFHQNGVSRRTRSLNQEGNDMSARSDGSISVASELDVEVTSTDRSAEVNILRSQHGTQTPSGRNPQKVKTSYDANKDLPSMDPAATITERPSPVSVLDSSFDQEEFFHTSKTTNSSNVDDEHHPSPSEESCKPSEKKSTELPTQPKNSKLANIASLLKKLQQLSVNKDEAPPVDHIAFLCETPSPDHRYVSEILLASGLLMKDLGSGLSQMQLHTSGYPINPDLFFVLEQRKSGWTSKPEGIHQSRSTTKPDDPKRAHRKLMFEAVNELLLDKFEKETTLITGVAARDPVMSSGQQLVKMICSGIECLKTERSRMCQEDSSVIPDAEILNRLEGWSPSFIRRELPGMVLEIERSIFKELVDEVVRGESADGQPAKAGRRRRRLFA; from the exons ATgctcggggaggagaggcggccggagctTCACCGGCAGCAGGCGGGGTGCGTCACCGGGATCCTGCAGGCGTTCGACCGCCGGTATCCCCTCGCCGCCCACCATTCCCACAATCGCCTTCTTCCCCCAG CCCATGCACTGTCAAGCAGTCCAAGTGTTGGGGAAGAGCGAACAAGATATTCATCTCAGATTGTTCTT GACAAGAACATGAGTAAAAGCTGGATCGATAATCAAAGAGCACCATTAACAGTGGAGTTGTCGCAAGGATCTTATTCATCGTCGTCTTGTTCTTCGTCGTCCTCCCTTGATGGAAACAGATCAGGACAGCAAGACCTATCCTCCACTGATCGAATGCTATTTCCGGAGAAGCCATTCAAAAGCTCACCGAAGCTCAAGAGCTCTTCTGACAGTGACTGTGGAGTGGATTACTACCTTGATGATGCCCTTGCCAAGCTCTCAGCCCAACCTAGCTACCCAACTCTTGGTATAAGAAATCTCGTAAAGGATTCAATATATAGAGATACTCGTGATTTTTCAATCAGAACTTTCACCAAAGAGGCAGAAAAAGATCACCTATTCAATTGTGGAGATCCGCCTAGAATCTTGAATGAGCCTCCTAACAGTGCTATCCaagagaaaaacaaaggaaCCATGGACATTGACGAATCCCTCCGAGTTTTAGCCAAGCTCAGGAATCCATCTGAATCAGTCCAGCAACCAAGGCTATCATATGATGCTCCTCGCTTCTCGTGTGAAGGAAGGGAATCAGCGTCAAAACTTAGGGAGGTGCCAAGATTGTCACTAGACATAAAGGAAAGCCCTCTTAGGAACCGCGAAATCGACGTAAGGCCAAAGCCAAGCATGACTGATGAAGACAGGAGAAGCAGCATCAGTAAAGATTACAGTCCACCCTTGGAGACCCAGCAAGAACACAATGCCTGTAAACGTCTCCCTAGCGTTGTTGCGAAACTCATGGGGTTGGAAGACTTGCCAGAGCATAAGGACAATACTGCGATATCTTCACAGGTATCCAAATCAGTTACAGAGAGGAGTGAAGAACCCACCATGCTGAGGCCTTTGAGCCTTTCTTCCCAAAATGAGGCTACTCCTAGGCAGCAGAGGAATCTAGATGCAACAATCAAGAATGTTCCTAACTCTAAGTTCCCTGTGGAAACTGCACCTTGGAAACAGCAGGAGAAGATTGTGCTACCTAGAAAATTGCCGAAGGGATCAAAGGGAGCTCATGGAAAAGAGCAACATGCTGCATCAGTTTACAGTGAGATAGAGAAACGGCTCAAGGACCTTGATTTTCAGCAATCGAACAAGGATCTCAGGGCACTCAAGCAGATCCTGGACTCGATGCAAGCGAAAGGGTTGTTGCAGAACAAGAAACGTGAGGAACCATCGATGCCGAAGATATATGATGGAGACCATGATAACGGAGATGTGACTGATGTAAACCTGAGACTGAATAGCACCAGCAACACCAAACAGGCACCTGAAGGAACCCCATCATTTACAACGGAAGAAGATAGCACTACAGAAAGAAGCTTCAAATCACCCATTGTAATCATGAAGCCTGCAAAATCTGCAGACCTGTTAAGTGATGTAACCGAGGATTCCGCTGTTGGTCCATTAGGCGGTTTATCAGAGCTACCGCAGCTGAGAACAGCCAATAGTGCTGATAAAAGGAAAAGCTCAAAGAAGGTCACTAGGGAAGCTGTGGAGCAACATACCAAATCTAGTTCAAGGGCACCTACACCTCAACACCTTGCTTCTTTTGACAAGAGAGCAAATGGAAGGAATGAAGAAATTAGCAGGAAACAGAAGTCTACTTCACAGCTGATGACTGAGAACTCAGCTAGGAGACAGCAGATGCAAAGAGAAAATAATGGAAGCTTGCTAAAGCATAAAAATTCCACTAGCCCTAGAGTACAACAGAAAAAACCTGATTCAGAGCGGAGGGCCAGACCGCCaattccctctcccgattcaaGCAAGAATCAAAGGCAATCTGTGGAAAGGAGCCATTTGGATTCAGTATCACCCAGAAGTAAATTTAGAAGAAAACCTGCTCAAGCACAAGGTGAAGATTTCCATCAAAATGGTGTAAGTAGAAGGACAAGGAGCCTGAACCAGGAAGGCAATGATATGTCCGCAAGGTCAGATGGTAGCATAAGTGTTGCATCAGAGCTGGATGTAGAAGTGACAAGTACAGACAGATCTGCAGAAGTTAACATTTTGAGATCTCAGCATGGCACTCAAACACCATCAGGAAGGAATCCTCAAAAAGTG AAAACCTCTTATGATGCAAACAAGGACCTGCCATCTATGGATCCTGCAGCAACTATTACTGAGCGGCCTAGTCCAGTCTCTGTATTGGACTCTTCGTTTGATCAGGAGGAATTTTTCCATACCAGCAAGACCACAAATTCATCTAATGTTG ATGATGAGCATCACCCATCACCATCAGAAGAGTCCTGCAAGCCTTCTGAAAAGAAGTCCACAGAGCTCCCCACACAACCCAAGAACAGCAAGCTCGCAAACATAGCCAGCCTCCTTAAGAAGCTCCAGCAATTGAGCGTAAACAAGGATGAGGCACCTCCTGTCGATCACATTGCCTTCTTGTGCGAGACGCCAAGCCCAGACCATCGCTACGTATCCGAGATTCTACTGGCGTCAGGGCTTCTGATGAAAGACCTTGGTTCAGGGCTGTCACAAATGCAGCTCCACACATCAGGCTACCCCATCAACCCTGACCTGTTCTTTGTTCTTGAGCAACGAAAATCTGGGTGGACATCCAAACCTGAGGGGATCCATCAGAGCAGGAGCACCACAAAGCCAGATGATCCCAAGAGAGCGCACCGGAAGCTAATGTTCGAGGCGGTGAACGAGCTTCTCCTTGACAAGTTTGAGAAGGAAACCACACTCATCACTGGAGTAGCAGCAAGGGATCCAGTGATGAGCAGCGGGCAGCAGCTGGTGAAGATGATATGCTCCGGCATCGAATGCCTGAAGACGGAGAGATCGCGCATGTGCCAAGAAGACAGCAGCGTGATCCCTGACGCAGAGATCCTCAACAGGTTGGAAGGGTGGTCGCCGAGCTTCATCAGGAGGGAGCTTCCAGGCATGGTGCTGGAGATCGAGAGGTCGATATTCAAGGAGCTCGTCGACGAGGTGGTGCGCGGCGAGTCCGCCGACGGTCAGCCGGCGAAGGCCGGAAGGCGCAGAAGGAGGCTCTTCGCTTGA
- the LOC4342219 gene encoding large ribosomal subunit protein uL13y — protein sequence MVSGSGLCTRRVVVDARHHMLGRLASLVAKELLNGQRVVVVRCEEMCISGGLVRQKMKYLRFLRKRMNTKPSHGPIHFRAPSRIFWRTVRGMIPHKTPRGEAALANLKAFDGVPPPYDRTKRMVVPDALKVLRLQPGHKYCLLGQLSKEVGWNYHDTIRELEEKRKEKAKVAYERRKQLTRLRVKAEKAAEEKLGSQIDILAPIKY from the exons ATGGTGTCGGGTTCGGGGCTGTGCAcgcggcgggtggtggtggacgCGCGGCACCACATGCTGGGGCGGCTGGCGTCGCTGGTGGCGAAGGAGCTCCTGAACGGgcagcgggtggtggtggtgcggtgCGAGGAGATGTGCATCTCCGGCGGGCTCGTCCGGCAGAAGATGAAGTACCTCCGGTTCCTCCGCAAGCGGATGAACACCAAGCCCTCCCATGGCCCCATCCACTTCCGCGCCCCCTCCCGCATCTTCTGGCGCACCGTCCGCGGCATGATCCCCCACAAGACCCCccgcggcgaggccgccctcgccaACCTCAAGGCCTTCGACGGCGTCCCCCCTCCCTACGACCGCACCAAGCGCATGGTCGTCCCCGACGCCCTCAA GGTTCTTCGCCTCCAGCCCGGCCACAAGTACTGCCTCCTCGGCCAGCTCTCCAAGGAGGTCGGCTGGAACTACCACGACACCATCAGG GAATtggaggagaagagaaaggaGAAGGCTAAGGTTGCATACGAGAGGAGGAAGCAATTAACAAGGCTTCGTGTCAAGGCTGAGAAAGCTGCTGAGGAGAAGCTGGGTTCTCAGATAGATATTTTGGCCCCAATCAAATATTGA